One part of the Tunicatimonas pelagia genome encodes these proteins:
- a CDS encoding MFS transporter, protein MPATIYILALATFAVGTQSYVFTGLLSDLAHDLGVSVGVAGQLATAFAITSGIAAPFVVNFFSGYERRRLLVSALLLVGLINLGTAFLPSFNLFVAARILAALCAILVIPTAGAIAASLMPKNKQGQALGLILSGLTLALMLGVPLGTVIGDLFGWRATFVFAGIIALMAVPFVAKLVPESPGTAEASFSNFEVVKLRIVKVSLLLSIVSFVAAYPIFAFIGPFIEEVTGLEGGYLGAMQAAIGVGSIIGLVIGGKMADGRPFTQNIKILFGAFVGVQALYSVWFLFPELLGTSQMIAPMALSIIGSSAILFATGPVIEKALVNANPPQAALTLAMNTSMIYTGQGIGAALGGIVIARQGYEAVGGVSAIIATVALAIALMFKPKPTRQVQDHKPATP, encoded by the coding sequence ATGCCCGCAACGATCTACATTTTAGCGTTAGCCACTTTTGCGGTGGGCACCCAAAGCTACGTATTTACGGGGCTTTTATCAGACCTGGCCCATGACTTGGGAGTGAGTGTAGGGGTGGCTGGCCAGCTGGCTACTGCCTTTGCCATTACGAGTGGTATAGCAGCCCCCTTCGTGGTAAATTTCTTCAGTGGATACGAGCGGCGGCGCCTGCTGGTGAGCGCGTTGTTGTTGGTTGGGTTAATCAACCTGGGCACTGCCTTCTTACCTAGCTTCAACCTATTTGTTGCAGCACGCATTTTGGCTGCTTTGTGCGCTATTCTGGTCATTCCCACGGCGGGAGCCATCGCTGCTTCGCTGATGCCTAAAAACAAGCAGGGGCAAGCCCTCGGCCTCATTTTATCTGGACTTACGCTGGCACTGATGCTGGGTGTACCCTTAGGAACTGTCATTGGTGATCTTTTCGGCTGGCGCGCCACATTCGTCTTTGCCGGAATTATCGCGCTTATGGCTGTCCCGTTTGTTGCCAAGCTGGTTCCAGAATCACCCGGCACCGCCGAAGCTTCCTTCAGTAACTTTGAGGTAGTCAAGCTCCGGATAGTGAAGGTAAGTCTGCTATTGAGCATTGTATCCTTTGTGGCAGCCTACCCCATCTTTGCCTTTATCGGGCCCTTCATCGAAGAAGTCACTGGGCTAGAGGGAGGTTACCTGGGAGCCATGCAAGCTGCCATTGGTGTTGGATCCATCATAGGACTGGTGATTGGCGGCAAGATGGCCGATGGTCGTCCTTTCACCCAGAACATCAAAATTCTCTTCGGGGCATTTGTTGGGGTGCAAGCCTTGTACTCTGTCTGGTTCCTATTTCCCGAACTGCTGGGCACCAGTCAGATGATTGCCCCAATGGCTCTGAGCATTATCGGATCATCTGCCATTTTATTTGCCACGGGCCCCGTGATTGAAAAAGCACTGGTCAATGCCAATCCGCCGCAAGCTGCTCTCACGTTGGCCATGAACACCTCGATGATCTATACGGGGCAGGGAATCGGGGCTGCGTTGGGAGGAATAGTGATTGCCCGTCAGGGCTACGAGGCAGTAGGCGGAGTGAGTGCAATAATCGCCACCGTTGCCTTGGCGATTGCACTGATGTTCAAACCGAAACCCACGAGGCAGGTGCAAGACCATAAGCCAGCTACACCTTAA
- a CDS encoding zf-HC2 domain-containing protein has protein sequence MNNNRKTTEFSTHLSRSRMRRYLHGQLSAEESRQVEVHLANCTHCSAALVNYIEIEEADQYNAYAKQLSGKLKEQKIAKRSTLSSFQIKAIRTAAAVVTLMIFSFFGVKNIINKEVANYQSDEVGLPVKGKPLAAKAVPVNKEVATKPTEKKDDNRLADNRPVEKKIERATTNKPSAPVKKKPIAKKVTPAVKKTTTKPQVKADKPTAPVEKKVATAVPKEKEPERESSPVEKVADTNKVTEPIVEKVEADSQLATQPEVKPIKSLSTVKKMDVAKQVDISTPVGSTAPPVIPVPGGGQR, from the coding sequence ATGAATAATAATCGCAAAACCACAGAGTTCAGCACGCACCTTTCCCGCTCACGTATGCGTCGCTATCTACACGGTCAGTTAAGTGCAGAAGAAAGTCGGCAGGTAGAAGTACACCTAGCGAACTGCACTCATTGTTCGGCAGCGTTGGTGAACTATATTGAAATTGAGGAAGCCGATCAGTATAATGCCTACGCTAAGCAGCTATCAGGTAAATTGAAGGAACAAAAGATAGCAAAACGGTCTACCCTATCTTCTTTTCAGATTAAAGCCATTCGCACTGCGGCTGCGGTGGTAACTCTAATGATTTTTTCCTTTTTTGGGGTGAAGAATATTATCAATAAGGAAGTAGCCAATTATCAGTCAGATGAGGTGGGGTTACCGGTTAAGGGCAAGCCACTAGCCGCTAAAGCGGTTCCAGTAAACAAGGAAGTAGCAACCAAGCCTACTGAAAAGAAAGACGATAACCGACTGGCTGATAACCGTCCGGTTGAGAAGAAAATCGAGCGAGCAACCACTAATAAGCCTTCGGCGCCTGTTAAAAAGAAGCCGATAGCAAAGAAAGTAACACCAGCAGTGAAGAAAACTACTACTAAACCTCAGGTTAAAGCCGATAAACCAACTGCTCCAGTGGAGAAAAAAGTGGCAACAGCCGTTCCCAAGGAGAAAGAGCCAGAAAGGGAATCTAGTCCAGTAGAAAAAGTAGCCGATACTAACAAGGTCACCGAACCAATTGTCGAAAAGGTAGAAGCTGATTCGCAATTAGCTACTCAACCTGAAGTTAAACCAATTAAAAGTTTATCTACTGTTAAGAAAATGGATGTAGCTAAGCAGGTAGACATATCTACTCCCGTGGGAAGTACAGCTCCACCGGTAATTCCAGTGCCTGGTGGGGGACAACGTTAA
- a CDS encoding helix-turn-helix domain-containing protein has translation MKIFDTISEYLDVLEIEHGSEAGDLFVFKIEDYFGDRSFEVGPYRHNFFEISYGQGHDVDVQVGDASFNPSDKMLSFSTPFNISSWRINSFQDNSLGYMLLFKPEILNKTYHRIDLYRNFQFFNINTSPALALADEESTMITGLMGTILQEFQERTSTSSSTILSAYLTILLEKANNLYQQPNAQLVFSNRAEEIAFLFESLLKEKVSYQRHLGDYAAELNISTSYLSESVKKTTGKSAKAVAKEFLMLNAKAELSQNKDTIATVAERLGFNDTSNFITFFRTEAGLTPNQYRKSP, from the coding sequence TTGAAAATCTTTGATACTATATCAGAATATTTAGACGTCCTTGAAATTGAGCATGGATCCGAAGCTGGCGATCTTTTTGTATTCAAGATTGAAGACTATTTTGGTGATAGGTCATTTGAGGTAGGACCCTACCGGCACAACTTCTTTGAGATCAGCTACGGACAGGGGCACGATGTGGACGTTCAGGTGGGCGATGCCTCATTCAACCCGAGCGATAAGATGCTGTCTTTCTCTACACCGTTCAATATTTCGTCGTGGCGCATCAATTCATTTCAGGACAATTCGCTGGGCTATATGCTGTTGTTCAAACCCGAAATTCTGAATAAAACCTACCATAGAATTGATCTCTACCGAAACTTCCAGTTTTTCAATATTAATACTTCCCCCGCACTCGCTCTTGCTGATGAGGAAAGCACGATGATCACCGGCCTAATGGGAACAATACTCCAAGAGTTTCAGGAAAGAACATCCACCAGTTCTTCTACTATTCTGAGTGCCTACCTGACTATTCTCCTTGAGAAAGCCAATAACCTCTACCAGCAACCTAATGCTCAACTCGTGTTTTCTAACCGAGCCGAAGAAATTGCCTTCTTATTCGAAAGTCTCCTAAAAGAAAAGGTCAGCTACCAACGTCACTTAGGCGACTACGCGGCTGAGCTGAATATCAGTACTTCGTACCTATCGGAGTCGGTGAAAAAAACGACGGGCAAATCGGCCAAGGCCGTAGCCAAAGAGTTTTTGATGCTCAATGCCAAAGCTGAGTTGTCGCAAAACAAAGATACGATTGCCACAGTAGCCGAGCGGTTGGGGTTCAACGACACCTCAAATTTTATTACGTTTTTTAGGACTGAGGCCGGGCTGACTCCCAATCAGTACCGAAAATCACCTTGA
- a CDS encoding DoxX family protein, translating into MKYLIFNTSENWASTVLRIVLGIIIFIHGIGKLGGEGYSQFIYFFTEYLRMPIILAWLTIAVETIGSLLLIVGFATRINAIALFGLFVGMITFVHWDIGFSMNWWGQLEAGQEGFEYHLLVLAMSGALALLGGGKLSVDLLLFNPQPGAKTL; encoded by the coding sequence ATGAAATACCTCATCTTCAATACATCTGAGAATTGGGCCTCTACTGTGCTACGCATCGTATTGGGCATCATCATCTTTATTCACGGAATAGGCAAATTAGGCGGAGAAGGATACAGCCAATTTATCTACTTCTTCACCGAATACCTGCGAATGCCCATCATCCTGGCTTGGCTTACCATTGCCGTTGAGACGATCGGTAGTCTGCTGCTGATTGTTGGTTTTGCTACCCGAATCAATGCCATTGCGCTTTTTGGTCTTTTTGTGGGCATGATCACCTTCGTGCACTGGGACATCGGCTTTTCTATGAACTGGTGGGGGCAGTTGGAAGCAGGACAAGAAGGTTTTGAATATCATCTTTTGGTGCTAGCCATGAGTGGCGCACTGGCTTTACTAGGAGGGGGTAAGCTCTCGGTCGATCTGCTGCTGTTCAACCCTCAGCCCGGCGCAAAAACCCTTTAA
- a CDS encoding SDR family NAD(P)-dependent oxidoreductase: MNPFHGKVALVTGGAQGIGKAIAQAFSHHEVRVVIADRDEAAGKECEQWLRSKGGEATFLYCDVADADSIQSLTEQVIDRYQRLDFLVNNAGVFCFKPIDELSVVEFDEILAINLRSAFVAAKFAAPYLKQQRGAIINIASTRALMSEPNSEAYAASKGGLVALTHALAVSLSPEVRVNTISPGWIEVRDWQKRSERQEVQHSEADRTQHLVGRVGTPEDVGRAVVFLCSGESGFITGQNLVIDGGMTAKMIYED, translated from the coding sequence ATGAATCCTTTTCACGGAAAAGTTGCGTTGGTTACCGGGGGGGCACAGGGCATTGGCAAAGCTATTGCGCAGGCTTTTTCGCACCACGAAGTACGGGTGGTAATTGCCGACCGGGATGAGGCAGCCGGGAAAGAATGCGAACAGTGGCTGCGATCTAAAGGAGGTGAGGCCACTTTTCTCTACTGCGATGTGGCGGATGCAGATTCTATTCAATCGCTAACCGAGCAGGTAATTGATCGCTACCAGCGACTGGATTTTCTGGTCAACAATGCTGGGGTATTCTGCTTCAAACCGATAGATGAATTATCGGTAGTAGAGTTTGATGAAATACTGGCGATTAATTTACGTTCAGCATTCGTGGCAGCTAAGTTTGCAGCACCGTACCTGAAACAACAGCGGGGTGCTATCATTAATATTGCTTCTACCCGCGCTCTGATGTCGGAACCCAATTCCGAAGCGTATGCGGCTAGCAAAGGAGGCTTGGTAGCGCTGACGCACGCTTTAGCTGTTAGCTTAAGCCCGGAAGTGCGGGTAAATACCATTAGTCCCGGCTGGATAGAAGTGCGAGATTGGCAGAAACGCTCGGAACGGCAGGAAGTACAGCATAGCGAGGCTGACCGAACTCAGCACTTGGTAGGCCGGGTGGGTACCCCCGAAGACGTAGGGCGAGCGGTGGTATTTCTTTGTTCCGGCGAAAGTGGATTTATCACCGGGCAAAACTTGGTTATTGACGGTGGTATGACTGCGAAAATGATTTACGAAGACTAA